GCTAGATAAGAATTGATAATAGCTTGATCTATTTCTCTAGTATTATTTAGTGAGTTTTTAATAGCTTTCTCAGTAATTTCATTAAAAACTGCCCTAAAACACTTTTTTTGATCTTCTTTATTTAATATGGAATAAATATGTCAAGAAATAGCTTCCCCCTCTCTATCTGGGTCAGTAGCTAAATAAATTCTAGAAGCTTGACTAGCCTTTCTTTTAATAGCTTCTACAATTGAAATCTTTTTATTTCCAAATTCAACTAATCTGTTGCTATTTTCTCATTGAGGATTAAACATTTGGTCACCTCTACCCATTCAACGTTTTTTAACTTCTCTAATATGTCCATAAGTAGCAAACAAATCTATCTCTTTTCCAGACAGATATCTACTTATGCTTTTCATTTTTGCTGGAGACTCAATAAACATTAAGTCTGCCATTTCTATTGAGTTACATAAATTAGATGTAAGAAATTACTGAAAGAACTGCTGGTTTCTTATGTATATAAGTATCCAAGGAATTATAAATAGATTTTCTAATTGATTGCTTGAAAGTCTTATTATCTATTTCTACATTATGTTGAAGATATCTAGAAATATCTATTTTTAATTGTGATTGAATTTTTCCCGTAACTTCATCAATTTTTGGAAAATCATTAGCAAACACATTTAATAACTCTAAATGAGGTATCTTAACACTATTACTTTTAGAGTTACTTCTCAACGTGACTACAACAACTCCACTTTGAGAAAGTAATCTTTTCTCAAATAAAGTCATCTTATTAATCTCTAAGGCTGATTGTTTTCCAATATAAACTTCCGAAACTACTTGATCAGTGATTTCTATATTCTTTCTGTTAATGGTTATTAGTTGACCATTTTCCAAAAAATGAATCTTTTGAGTATTCATGACATTCTCTAAAGCTTTTAAAAATGCAACATAGTCCTTATAAAAACCATTAACAGGAACTACATTAAATGGAGATAAACAATTAATTAATAACATAATATCTTCTGCTCCCGCAAGATAAGGTTGAAGAGTATTGGGTTGTTTTAATACTTCTCCTCCATTATCTGCAAGTTCATTAATTATAGAAATTTCTTCTAATTCTCTCTCCATATATGTATGAGTCATAAACATAATGACATCATCTGTCTTTATACTGAAATCTTTTACTGATCCTAAGTGAATATCTCTTAGGTTAGAGTACAAAGTATTGTGATCGCCTGTAACTACCAATAAAGGCTTCTCGTGTTCAGGAGAAAGCTCACTACCTTTTATAGATAGTGAATAGTCTTTCAACTTATTTTGAGTTATGTAATTATTAAATAATGTAGCAAATTCGTTGGGATAAATAACTAGTGGATACTTATAAATATTTGCTATCTTGCTGATATTTAATAAAGTATCTCAACTATCAGAATAACTAGCAACTACTAATCTAGTTGAAATACTAGAGACTAACTTCTTTAGGAAGGAAAAATTATCTGATTGTTTGAGTGCAAAAGAAGAAACTGTTGCACAGGATTGCATACCTACTATAAGTAGTGAAATCTTTCCCTTTAGGTTTTTGTAGAGTCAATCTAATTGATTCTCTCTACAAGGAAGATTTTCCGAGGCAATTAAAAACTCATCAATAAAGACTACATAGTCAGATTGTGAGAACTTAAAAGCTCAAGCCAAAGAATTAGGTAATGAAGCTGCAACTTTAATCGGAATTGCTTTACATTCCGAAGAAATAGTATGCTCACTAACTAAATCCAGTGGAATAATATTTGCACTTATTTTCTTATTACTTTTCTTTTCAAAATCCCTTAAAAAATATTCAATAAAAGATTTACCAAAGGAATTAGTATAAATTGGTAATTCTGGAAAAATCTCTAATAAATATGGAATAGAAGAGATATTTAAGAGTCTTGGAACAGAAATAAATAATCCCTTAATTTTTTTTGCATTAACAGTTAAAAACTGATAATCTGGAATGACTTCTTCAATGTCATAAAGATTTGTATTAACACAACTACCTCCAGCATTTAATAACAAAATCTCTCCTCCGCATTCCAAAACTCCACAATATCTAAATCTCTCATCTTGACCTCCTAAAGAGTAATACTTAATCATTAGTTACTAATTCTCTCTATCTTTTCTGAACCATAATACTTTAGTAAAACTTTTGGTATTACTACTTCTCTGTCATTAGTTTGATGATTTTCTATTAGAGAAGCAAACAATCTATCTATCGCTAAACAAGAGCCATTAAGTATATGTAAATATTTTGATTTCTCTTTAGTACTTAATATATCCTGTTTGTATCTTATTTTTCCTCTAATAGATTGAAAATCTCTAGTGTTAGACAGAGAAGAAATCTCTCTATATATCTTTTCAGAAGGCATTCAAACCTCAAAATCATAAGTTTTTGAGGAAGAGAAAGACATCTCTGATCTAGAGAGTAACACCTTTCTATAAGGTAGATGAAGAGTTTTTAATAACTCTTCTATCATTGAAGAAAGATATTCCTGAGCTTGCTCAGA
Above is a window of Mycoplasma ovis str. Michigan DNA encoding:
- a CDS encoding ribonuclease J; translated protein: MIKYYSLGGQDERFRYCGVLECGGEILLLNAGGSCVNTNLYDIEEVIPDYQFLTVNAKKIKGLFISVPRLLNISSIPYLLEIFPELPIYTNSFGKSFIEYFLRDFEKKSNKKISANIIPLDLVSEHTISSECKAIPIKVAASLPNSLAWAFKFSQSDYVVFIDEFLIASENLPCRENQLDWLYKNLKGKISLLIVGMQSCATVSSFALKQSDNFSFLKKLVSSISTRLVVASYSDSWDTLLNISKIANIYKYPLVIYPNEFATLFNNYITQNKLKDYSLSIKGSELSPEHEKPLLVVTGDHNTLYSNLRDIHLGSVKDFSIKTDDVIMFMTHTYMERELEEISIINELADNGGEVLKQPNTLQPYLAGAEDIMLLINCLSPFNVVPVNGFYKDYVAFLKALENVMNTQKIHFLENGQLITINRKNIEITDQVVSEVYIGKQSALEINKMTLFEKRLLSQSGVVVVTLRSNSKSNSVKIPHLELLNVFANDFPKIDEVTGKIQSQLKIDISRYLQHNVEIDNKTFKQSIRKSIYNSLDTYIHKKPAVLSVISYI